The following are encoded together in the Lactuca sativa cultivar Salinas chromosome 1, Lsat_Salinas_v11, whole genome shotgun sequence genome:
- the LOC111897393 gene encoding uncharacterized protein LOC111897393, producing the protein MALQSYDFVNDSTCEKRLVKVKVEAPREVHKWPLAKKLPNYNVTVGRCFQPIYVSMFDTYSNQIPFLKVPEVVVKVECNKGVNLKVYKWSPSISFSMSALILKDLIIGSSNLDSAKIGRKKEFDAALRELRGKDVDISEEANEIQDYIETLQKLPKAKIFDLFQRRYLQYVSVYGLEADIWSAGVILYNLLCGVPPFLGEYENEIFEEVLRGNSYCSVFIPNPTFFGWRKGSQELSEQGFISLKEL; encoded by the exons ATGGCTTTACAATCATATGATTTTGTTAATGATTCAACTTGTGAGAAACGTTTGGTGAAGGTCAAAGTTGAAGCACCGCGTGAGGTCCACAAATGGCCACTTGCCAAGAAGCTTCCTAATTATAATGTGAC GGTGGGTCGTTGTTTCCAGCCTATTTATGTTTCAATGTTTGatacatattccaatcaaattcCATTTTTAAAAGTACCTGAAGTAGTGGTTAAGGTCGAATGTAACAAGGGTGTTAACCTTAAAGTTTACAAATGGAGCCCATCTATATCATTTAGCATGTCGGCTCTCATTCTCAAGGATTTGATCATTGGGAGCTCTAATTTAGACAGT GCAAAGATTGGAAGAAAAAAAGAGTTTGATGCAGCCTTAAGAGAACTTAGAGGGAAGGATGTTGATATATCTGAGGAAGCAAATGAAATCCAG GATTATATAGAAACACTACAAAAGCTCCCAAAGGCCAAAATATTCGATTTGTTTCAGAGAAGATATTTGCAATATGTCAGT gttTATGGTCTTGAAGCAGATATATGGAGTGCTGGTGTAATTTTGTACAATCTTCTTTGTGGGGTCCCACCTTTTTTGGGAG AATATGAAAATGAGATCTTTGAAGAGGTTTTGAGGG GTAATTCATATTGTAGTGTATTTATTCCAAATCCCACTTTCTTTGGATGGAGAAAAGG GTCACAAGAATTATCGGAGCAAGggttcattagtcttaaagaattatga